A genomic window from Labeo rohita strain BAU-BD-2019 chromosome 6, IGBB_LRoh.1.0, whole genome shotgun sequence includes:
- the sp3b gene encoding transcription factor Sp3 isoform X3, with protein sequence MTAPEQPAKQQEMAALDVDSSQSDFLQPASGAQDQQTTDLTAIQLTGSSDRWEVLTPVSSVKDEPAVVQVPSGGLLGSNGQYVVPLQTMAGQTQPVFVTAGVDGTGANGVQYQVIPQLQGADGASLSYAASTADGSTLGTDIAILPDGTQGIATATNANDLQGLLSQSGHVQQIPTVSLAGSGFGAQGQVVANVPVGLPGNITLVPINSLSNVDLESLGLAGAQTIATSVTADGQLIMTGPTTSTSDNQGENKCTEPLNANDANANAFVPTTTSSTTTSLPETIDGTGVLTQATAVSVGQQDPSYIQQNHTAGEPVVQLLPAQTADGAAQTLQSVQLLNAGTFLIQAQTVSPTGQIQWQTFQVQGVQNLQNLQLPAAGGVSSPQITLAPVQTLSLGQTGATGAVGQIPNLQTVTVNSVGQYQQEENTESHSDIQIKEEPESDDWPNSTLNTNDLSHLRVRLVEEDKEGTGLEGKRLRRVACTCPNCKEAGGRGSSMGKKKQHICHIPGCGKVYGKTSHLRAHLRWHSGERPFICSWSYCGKRFTRSDELQRHRRTHTGEKKFVCPECSKRFMRSDHLAKHIKTHQNKKGLNSNTGAGQTEAAAPSDTIITGGGATLILANLQQAGTQDLLSNSDLPLQLVTVSASEVME encoded by the exons ATGACTG CCCCAGAACAGCCAGCGAAACAGCAGGAAATGGCTGCCTTGGACGTGGACAGCAGTCAGAGCGACTTTCTGCAGCCGGCCAGCGGCGCCCAGGACCAG CAGACCACAGACCTCACGGCCATCCAGTTGACGGGTTCCTCTGATCGCTGGGAGGTTCTAACGCCTGTGAGCTCCGTGAAAGACGAGCCAGCAGTAGTGCAGGTACCCAGCGGAGGACTTCTGGGCAGTAATGGGCAATATGTGGTGCCACTACAGACTATGGCAGGGCAGACCCAGCCTGTTTTCGTGACTGCAGGGGTAGATGGCACCGGGGCCAATGGGGTGCAATACCAGGTCATCCCTCAGCTGCAGGGAGCGGATGGGGCTTCACTAAGCTATGCAGCATCCACTGCAGATGGAAGCACGCTGGGTACTGACATTGCTATCCTTCCAGATGGGACGCAGGGCATTGCCACAGCCACCAATGCTAATGACCTCCAGGGCCTGCTGAGTCAAAGTGGGCACGTGCAGCAGATTCCCACCGTCTCACTGGCCGGCTCAGGGTTTGGTGCACAAGGCCAGGTTGTCGCTAATGTTCCGGTGGGGCTGCCGGGCAACATCACGTTAGTGCCGATAAATAGCTTGAGTAATGTAGATCTCGAGTCACTGGGGTTGGCTGGTGCTCAGACCATAGCGACAAGCGTTACCGCGGATGGCCAGCTCATCATGACCGGTCCCACCACCTCAACAAGCGATAACCAGGGTGAAAACAAGTGCACAGAGCCACTTAACGCCAACGACGCTAACGCTAATGCCTTTGTGCCAACCACCACCTCTTCCACGACAACGTCGCTCCCTGAAACGATAGACGGGACTGGCGTTCTCACCCAAGCCACTGCTGTGTCAGTCGGACAGCAGGATCCATCTTACATTCAGCAGAACCACACGGCTGGCGAACCGGTGGTGCAGCTCTTACCGGCGCAGACGGCGGATGGAGCAGCGCAGACACTACAAAGCGTGCAGCTGTTGAATGCTGGCACGTTTCTGATCCAAGCCCAAACCGTCTCTCCTACTGGCCAGATCCAGTGGCAGACCTTCCAAGTTCAAGGGGTTCAGAACCTGCAGAATCTGCAGCTTCCGGCTGCTGGTGGGGTCTCATCACCTCAAATTACCCTTGCCCCTGTGCAGACCCTTTCTCTTGGGCAAACTGGTGCCACAGGCGCAGTGGGACAGATCCCAAACCTTCAGACAGTCACAGTCAATTCTGTTGGTCAGTACCAGCAAGAGGAGAACACAGAAAGCCACTCAG ATATTCAAATTAAAGAGGAGCCAGAGTCAGACGATTGGCCAAATTCCACCCTGAACACCAATGATTTGTCACATTTGCGTGTGCGGTTGGTTGAGGAGGATAAGGAGGGGACGGGTCTGGAGGGAAAGAGACTACGTAGAGTAGCCTGCACTTGCCCCAACTGCAAAGAGGCTGGAGGAAG AGGTTCAAGTAtgggaaaaaagaaacaacacaTATGTCATATCCCAGGGTGCGGTAAGGTGTACGGTAAGACGTCTCACCTCCGAGCTCACCTGCGTTGGCATTCAGGAGAGAGACCCTTCATTTGCTCGTGGAGTTACTGTGGCAAGAGATTCACTCGCAGCGATGAACTCCAGCGTCACCGCAGAACACACACGG gaGAGAAGAAGTTTGTGTGTCCAGAGTGCTCGAAACGTTTCATGCGCAGCGACCATTTGGCCAAACACATTAAAACTCACCAGAACAAAAAAGGGCTAAACTCCAACACTGGGGCAGGTCAGACAGAAGCTGCCGCCCCCTCGGACACCATCATCACCGGGGGTGGAGCCACGCTCATCCTCGCCAATCTGCAACAGGCTGGCACCCAGGACCTTCTTTCAAACTCCGACCTCCCGCTCCAGTTGGTCACTGTGTCTGCCAGCGAGGTCATGGAGTGA
- the ola1 gene encoding obg-like ATPase 1 isoform X1, protein MSPKKMPPKKGGDGPKQPPLIGRFGTSLKIGIVGLPNVGKSTFFNVLTKSQAAAENFPFCTIDPNESRVPIPDERFDFLCQYHKPASKVPAFLNVVDIAGLVKGAHKGQGLGNAFLSNISACDAIFHMMRAFEDEDIIHVEGCVDPVRDIEIIHEELRMKDEEMIGPILDKLEKTAVRGGDKKLKPEYDIMCKIKSWVVDDKKHVRFYHEWNDKEIEVLNKYLFLTSKPMIYLVNLSEKNYIKKKNKWLVKIKEWVDTHDPGALVIPFSGGFENKYQDMTDEEKQKYCEENKTQSILTKIIKSGYAALQLEYFFTAGPDEVRAWTIRKGTKAPQAAGKIHTDFEKGFIMAEVMKFTDFKEEGSENAAKAAGKYRQQGRNYIVEDGDIIFFKFNTPNQPKKK, encoded by the exons ATGTCTCCTAAAAAG atGCCTCCAAAGAAGGGAGGAGATGGACCAAAGCAACCCCCCCTGATTGGACGTTTCGGGACTTCCTTGAAAATTGGGATTGTTGGGTTACCAAATGTAGG AAAGTCAACATTCTTCAATGTTCTGACAAAGAGTCAGGCAGCGGCTGAGAATTTTCCCTTTTGCACCATCGACCCAAACGAGAGCCGTGTGCCCATTCCAGATGAGCGCTTTGATTTCCTCTGCCAGTACCATAAACCAGCCAG TAAGGTTCCAGCGTTTCTGAACGTGGTGGATATTGCTGGCTTGGTGAAAGGTGCTCACAAAGGCCAGGGTTTGGGTAACGCCTTTCTCTCCAACATCAGTGCCTGTGATGCCATCTTTCACATGATGC GAGCTTTTGAGGATGAAGATATTATCCATGTTGAGGGCTGCGTTGACCCAGTGAGGGATATTGAGATCATTCATGAAGAGCTGAGGATGAAAGATGAAGAGATGATCGGGCCGATCCTTGATAAGCTTGAGAAAACCGCTGTCAGGGGAGGAGACAAGAAACTCAAACCTGAATAT GACATCATGTGTAAAATAAAGTCCTGGGTTGTTGATGACAAGAAACATGTCCGTTTTTACCATGAATGGAATGATAAGGAG ATTGAGGTCTTGAATAAGTATCTGTTCCTGACATCCAAGCCAATGATCTACTTGGTAAACCTCTCTGAGAAAAATTACATCaagaaaaagaataaatg gtTGGTGAAGATCAAGGAGTGGGTTGACACTCACGATCCAGGTGCGCTGGTCATCCCGTTCAGCGGGGGATTTGAGAACAAGTATCAGGACatgactgatgaagagaaacagaaatattgtgaagaGAACAAAACACAGAG TATTCTAACTAAGATCATCAAGAGTGGGTACGCAGCCCTGCAGCTGGAGTACTTCTTCACGGCAGGACCTGACGAAGTCCGTGCATGGACCATCAGG AAAGGCACCAAGGCCCCGCAAGCAGCTGGAAAGATCCACACAGACTTTGAGAAAGGCTTCATCATGGCTGAAGTCATGAAGTTTACAGACTTCAAGGAAGAAGGCAGTgaaaatgcagctaaa GCCGCAGGAAAATACAGACAACAGGGGAGGAACTACATAGTGGAAGATGGTGACATCATCTTCTTCAAGTTCAACACACCTAATCAGCCCAAAAAGAAGTGA
- the sp3b gene encoding transcription factor Sp3 isoform X2, with the protein MGCQTEDPNTRDGECQTIQDLKQRSWKVEPKIETPEQPAKQQEMAALDVDSSQSDFLQPASGAQDQQTTDLTAIQLTGSSDRWEVLTPVSSVKDEPAVVQVPSGGLLGSNGQYVVPLQTMAGQTQPVFVTAGVDGTGANGVQYQVIPQLQGADGASLSYAASTADGSTLGTDIAILPDGTQGIATATNANDLQGLLSQSGHVQQIPTVSLAGSGFGAQGQVVANVPVGLPGNITLVPINSLSNVDLESLGLAGAQTIATSVTADGQLIMTGPTTSTSDNQGENKCTEPLNANDANANAFVPTTTSSTTTSLPETIDGTGVLTQATAVSVGQQDPSYIQQNHTAGEPVVQLLPAQTADGAAQTLQSVQLLNAGTFLIQAQTVSPTGQIQWQTFQVQGVQNLQNLQLPAAGGVSSPQITLAPVQTLSLGQTGATGAVGQIPNLQTVTVNSVGQYQQEENTESHSDIQIKEEPESDDWPNSTLNTNDLSHLRVRLVEEDKEGTGLEGKRLRRVACTCPNCKEAGGRGSSMGKKKQHICHIPGCGKVYGKTSHLRAHLRWHSGERPFICSWSYCGKRFTRSDELQRHRRTHTGEKKFVCPECSKRFMRSDHLAKHIKTHQNKKGLNSNTGAGQTEAAAPSDTIITGGGATLILANLQQAGTQDLLSNSDLPLQLVTVSASEVME; encoded by the exons ATGGGATGCCAGACGGAGGACCCCAACACCAGAGATGGAGAATGCCAAACCATCCAAGACTTGAAGCAGCGCAGCTGGAAAGTTGAACCAAAGATTGaaa CCCCAGAACAGCCAGCGAAACAGCAGGAAATGGCTGCCTTGGACGTGGACAGCAGTCAGAGCGACTTTCTGCAGCCGGCCAGCGGCGCCCAGGACCAG CAGACCACAGACCTCACGGCCATCCAGTTGACGGGTTCCTCTGATCGCTGGGAGGTTCTAACGCCTGTGAGCTCCGTGAAAGACGAGCCAGCAGTAGTGCAGGTACCCAGCGGAGGACTTCTGGGCAGTAATGGGCAATATGTGGTGCCACTACAGACTATGGCAGGGCAGACCCAGCCTGTTTTCGTGACTGCAGGGGTAGATGGCACCGGGGCCAATGGGGTGCAATACCAGGTCATCCCTCAGCTGCAGGGAGCGGATGGGGCTTCACTAAGCTATGCAGCATCCACTGCAGATGGAAGCACGCTGGGTACTGACATTGCTATCCTTCCAGATGGGACGCAGGGCATTGCCACAGCCACCAATGCTAATGACCTCCAGGGCCTGCTGAGTCAAAGTGGGCACGTGCAGCAGATTCCCACCGTCTCACTGGCCGGCTCAGGGTTTGGTGCACAAGGCCAGGTTGTCGCTAATGTTCCGGTGGGGCTGCCGGGCAACATCACGTTAGTGCCGATAAATAGCTTGAGTAATGTAGATCTCGAGTCACTGGGGTTGGCTGGTGCTCAGACCATAGCGACAAGCGTTACCGCGGATGGCCAGCTCATCATGACCGGTCCCACCACCTCAACAAGCGATAACCAGGGTGAAAACAAGTGCACAGAGCCACTTAACGCCAACGACGCTAACGCTAATGCCTTTGTGCCAACCACCACCTCTTCCACGACAACGTCGCTCCCTGAAACGATAGACGGGACTGGCGTTCTCACCCAAGCCACTGCTGTGTCAGTCGGACAGCAGGATCCATCTTACATTCAGCAGAACCACACGGCTGGCGAACCGGTGGTGCAGCTCTTACCGGCGCAGACGGCGGATGGAGCAGCGCAGACACTACAAAGCGTGCAGCTGTTGAATGCTGGCACGTTTCTGATCCAAGCCCAAACCGTCTCTCCTACTGGCCAGATCCAGTGGCAGACCTTCCAAGTTCAAGGGGTTCAGAACCTGCAGAATCTGCAGCTTCCGGCTGCTGGTGGGGTCTCATCACCTCAAATTACCCTTGCCCCTGTGCAGACCCTTTCTCTTGGGCAAACTGGTGCCACAGGCGCAGTGGGACAGATCCCAAACCTTCAGACAGTCACAGTCAATTCTGTTGGTCAGTACCAGCAAGAGGAGAACACAGAAAGCCACTCAG ATATTCAAATTAAAGAGGAGCCAGAGTCAGACGATTGGCCAAATTCCACCCTGAACACCAATGATTTGTCACATTTGCGTGTGCGGTTGGTTGAGGAGGATAAGGAGGGGACGGGTCTGGAGGGAAAGAGACTACGTAGAGTAGCCTGCACTTGCCCCAACTGCAAAGAGGCTGGAGGAAG AGGTTCAAGTAtgggaaaaaagaaacaacacaTATGTCATATCCCAGGGTGCGGTAAGGTGTACGGTAAGACGTCTCACCTCCGAGCTCACCTGCGTTGGCATTCAGGAGAGAGACCCTTCATTTGCTCGTGGAGTTACTGTGGCAAGAGATTCACTCGCAGCGATGAACTCCAGCGTCACCGCAGAACACACACGG gaGAGAAGAAGTTTGTGTGTCCAGAGTGCTCGAAACGTTTCATGCGCAGCGACCATTTGGCCAAACACATTAAAACTCACCAGAACAAAAAAGGGCTAAACTCCAACACTGGGGCAGGTCAGACAGAAGCTGCCGCCCCCTCGGACACCATCATCACCGGGGGTGGAGCCACGCTCATCCTCGCCAATCTGCAACAGGCTGGCACCCAGGACCTTCTTTCAAACTCCGACCTCCCGCTCCAGTTGGTCACTGTGTCTGCCAGCGAGGTCATGGAGTGA
- the sp3b gene encoding transcription factor Sp3 isoform X1 has translation MPPRITRRCAVPSCGQTQSLHGLPCDPNIRKEWMNFIFDEVPDHVSKTLFVCSLHFSADSFLNKTQFDAGFSERLKIKNDAVPTILNPTAMLQRTTPKTCREMGCQTEDPNTRDGECQTIQDLKQRSWKVEPKIETPEQPAKQQEMAALDVDSSQSDFLQPASGAQDQQTTDLTAIQLTGSSDRWEVLTPVSSVKDEPAVVQVPSGGLLGSNGQYVVPLQTMAGQTQPVFVTAGVDGTGANGVQYQVIPQLQGADGASLSYAASTADGSTLGTDIAILPDGTQGIATATNANDLQGLLSQSGHVQQIPTVSLAGSGFGAQGQVVANVPVGLPGNITLVPINSLSNVDLESLGLAGAQTIATSVTADGQLIMTGPTTSTSDNQGENKCTEPLNANDANANAFVPTTTSSTTTSLPETIDGTGVLTQATAVSVGQQDPSYIQQNHTAGEPVVQLLPAQTADGAAQTLQSVQLLNAGTFLIQAQTVSPTGQIQWQTFQVQGVQNLQNLQLPAAGGVSSPQITLAPVQTLSLGQTGATGAVGQIPNLQTVTVNSVGQYQQEENTESHSDIQIKEEPESDDWPNSTLNTNDLSHLRVRLVEEDKEGTGLEGKRLRRVACTCPNCKEAGGRGSSMGKKKQHICHIPGCGKVYGKTSHLRAHLRWHSGERPFICSWSYCGKRFTRSDELQRHRRTHTGEKKFVCPECSKRFMRSDHLAKHIKTHQNKKGLNSNTGAGQTEAAAPSDTIITGGGATLILANLQQAGTQDLLSNSDLPLQLVTVSASEVME, from the exons ATGCCTCCGAGGATAACGAGACGCTGTGCAGTGCCAAGCTGTGGacaaacacagtctttgcaTGGTCTTCCTTGTGATCCTAACATTAGGAAAGaatggatgaactttatttttgacgAAGTTCCAGATCATGTCAGTAAGacactgtttgtttgttcgcTTCATTTTTCTGcggattcatttttaaacaagacaCAGTTCGATGCAGGCTTTTCAGAGagactgaaaattaaaaatgatgcaGTGCCGACCATATTGAATCCAACAGCAATGTTGCAACGCACAACT CCCAAGACATGTCGTGAAATGGGATGCCAGACGGAGGACCCCAACACCAGAGATGGAGAATGCCAAACCATCCAAGACTTGAAGCAGCGCAGCTGGAAAGTTGAACCAAAGATTGaaa CCCCAGAACAGCCAGCGAAACAGCAGGAAATGGCTGCCTTGGACGTGGACAGCAGTCAGAGCGACTTTCTGCAGCCGGCCAGCGGCGCCCAGGACCAG CAGACCACAGACCTCACGGCCATCCAGTTGACGGGTTCCTCTGATCGCTGGGAGGTTCTAACGCCTGTGAGCTCCGTGAAAGACGAGCCAGCAGTAGTGCAGGTACCCAGCGGAGGACTTCTGGGCAGTAATGGGCAATATGTGGTGCCACTACAGACTATGGCAGGGCAGACCCAGCCTGTTTTCGTGACTGCAGGGGTAGATGGCACCGGGGCCAATGGGGTGCAATACCAGGTCATCCCTCAGCTGCAGGGAGCGGATGGGGCTTCACTAAGCTATGCAGCATCCACTGCAGATGGAAGCACGCTGGGTACTGACATTGCTATCCTTCCAGATGGGACGCAGGGCATTGCCACAGCCACCAATGCTAATGACCTCCAGGGCCTGCTGAGTCAAAGTGGGCACGTGCAGCAGATTCCCACCGTCTCACTGGCCGGCTCAGGGTTTGGTGCACAAGGCCAGGTTGTCGCTAATGTTCCGGTGGGGCTGCCGGGCAACATCACGTTAGTGCCGATAAATAGCTTGAGTAATGTAGATCTCGAGTCACTGGGGTTGGCTGGTGCTCAGACCATAGCGACAAGCGTTACCGCGGATGGCCAGCTCATCATGACCGGTCCCACCACCTCAACAAGCGATAACCAGGGTGAAAACAAGTGCACAGAGCCACTTAACGCCAACGACGCTAACGCTAATGCCTTTGTGCCAACCACCACCTCTTCCACGACAACGTCGCTCCCTGAAACGATAGACGGGACTGGCGTTCTCACCCAAGCCACTGCTGTGTCAGTCGGACAGCAGGATCCATCTTACATTCAGCAGAACCACACGGCTGGCGAACCGGTGGTGCAGCTCTTACCGGCGCAGACGGCGGATGGAGCAGCGCAGACACTACAAAGCGTGCAGCTGTTGAATGCTGGCACGTTTCTGATCCAAGCCCAAACCGTCTCTCCTACTGGCCAGATCCAGTGGCAGACCTTCCAAGTTCAAGGGGTTCAGAACCTGCAGAATCTGCAGCTTCCGGCTGCTGGTGGGGTCTCATCACCTCAAATTACCCTTGCCCCTGTGCAGACCCTTTCTCTTGGGCAAACTGGTGCCACAGGCGCAGTGGGACAGATCCCAAACCTTCAGACAGTCACAGTCAATTCTGTTGGTCAGTACCAGCAAGAGGAGAACACAGAAAGCCACTCAG ATATTCAAATTAAAGAGGAGCCAGAGTCAGACGATTGGCCAAATTCCACCCTGAACACCAATGATTTGTCACATTTGCGTGTGCGGTTGGTTGAGGAGGATAAGGAGGGGACGGGTCTGGAGGGAAAGAGACTACGTAGAGTAGCCTGCACTTGCCCCAACTGCAAAGAGGCTGGAGGAAG AGGTTCAAGTAtgggaaaaaagaaacaacacaTATGTCATATCCCAGGGTGCGGTAAGGTGTACGGTAAGACGTCTCACCTCCGAGCTCACCTGCGTTGGCATTCAGGAGAGAGACCCTTCATTTGCTCGTGGAGTTACTGTGGCAAGAGATTCACTCGCAGCGATGAACTCCAGCGTCACCGCAGAACACACACGG gaGAGAAGAAGTTTGTGTGTCCAGAGTGCTCGAAACGTTTCATGCGCAGCGACCATTTGGCCAAACACATTAAAACTCACCAGAACAAAAAAGGGCTAAACTCCAACACTGGGGCAGGTCAGACAGAAGCTGCCGCCCCCTCGGACACCATCATCACCGGGGGTGGAGCCACGCTCATCCTCGCCAATCTGCAACAGGCTGGCACCCAGGACCTTCTTTCAAACTCCGACCTCCCGCTCCAGTTGGTCACTGTGTCTGCCAGCGAGGTCATGGAGTGA
- the ola1 gene encoding obg-like ATPase 1 isoform X2 — translation MPPKKGGDGPKQPPLIGRFGTSLKIGIVGLPNVGKSTFFNVLTKSQAAAENFPFCTIDPNESRVPIPDERFDFLCQYHKPASKVPAFLNVVDIAGLVKGAHKGQGLGNAFLSNISACDAIFHMMRAFEDEDIIHVEGCVDPVRDIEIIHEELRMKDEEMIGPILDKLEKTAVRGGDKKLKPEYDIMCKIKSWVVDDKKHVRFYHEWNDKEIEVLNKYLFLTSKPMIYLVNLSEKNYIKKKNKWLVKIKEWVDTHDPGALVIPFSGGFENKYQDMTDEEKQKYCEENKTQSILTKIIKSGYAALQLEYFFTAGPDEVRAWTIRKGTKAPQAAGKIHTDFEKGFIMAEVMKFTDFKEEGSENAAKAAGKYRQQGRNYIVEDGDIIFFKFNTPNQPKKK, via the exons atGCCTCCAAAGAAGGGAGGAGATGGACCAAAGCAACCCCCCCTGATTGGACGTTTCGGGACTTCCTTGAAAATTGGGATTGTTGGGTTACCAAATGTAGG AAAGTCAACATTCTTCAATGTTCTGACAAAGAGTCAGGCAGCGGCTGAGAATTTTCCCTTTTGCACCATCGACCCAAACGAGAGCCGTGTGCCCATTCCAGATGAGCGCTTTGATTTCCTCTGCCAGTACCATAAACCAGCCAG TAAGGTTCCAGCGTTTCTGAACGTGGTGGATATTGCTGGCTTGGTGAAAGGTGCTCACAAAGGCCAGGGTTTGGGTAACGCCTTTCTCTCCAACATCAGTGCCTGTGATGCCATCTTTCACATGATGC GAGCTTTTGAGGATGAAGATATTATCCATGTTGAGGGCTGCGTTGACCCAGTGAGGGATATTGAGATCATTCATGAAGAGCTGAGGATGAAAGATGAAGAGATGATCGGGCCGATCCTTGATAAGCTTGAGAAAACCGCTGTCAGGGGAGGAGACAAGAAACTCAAACCTGAATAT GACATCATGTGTAAAATAAAGTCCTGGGTTGTTGATGACAAGAAACATGTCCGTTTTTACCATGAATGGAATGATAAGGAG ATTGAGGTCTTGAATAAGTATCTGTTCCTGACATCCAAGCCAATGATCTACTTGGTAAACCTCTCTGAGAAAAATTACATCaagaaaaagaataaatg gtTGGTGAAGATCAAGGAGTGGGTTGACACTCACGATCCAGGTGCGCTGGTCATCCCGTTCAGCGGGGGATTTGAGAACAAGTATCAGGACatgactgatgaagagaaacagaaatattgtgaagaGAACAAAACACAGAG TATTCTAACTAAGATCATCAAGAGTGGGTACGCAGCCCTGCAGCTGGAGTACTTCTTCACGGCAGGACCTGACGAAGTCCGTGCATGGACCATCAGG AAAGGCACCAAGGCCCCGCAAGCAGCTGGAAAGATCCACACAGACTTTGAGAAAGGCTTCATCATGGCTGAAGTCATGAAGTTTACAGACTTCAAGGAAGAAGGCAGTgaaaatgcagctaaa GCCGCAGGAAAATACAGACAACAGGGGAGGAACTACATAGTGGAAGATGGTGACATCATCTTCTTCAAGTTCAACACACCTAATCAGCCCAAAAAGAAGTGA
- the sp3b gene encoding transcription factor Sp3 isoform X4, with protein MAALDVDSSQSDFLQPASGAQDQQTTDLTAIQLTGSSDRWEVLTPVSSVKDEPAVVQVPSGGLLGSNGQYVVPLQTMAGQTQPVFVTAGVDGTGANGVQYQVIPQLQGADGASLSYAASTADGSTLGTDIAILPDGTQGIATATNANDLQGLLSQSGHVQQIPTVSLAGSGFGAQGQVVANVPVGLPGNITLVPINSLSNVDLESLGLAGAQTIATSVTADGQLIMTGPTTSTSDNQGENKCTEPLNANDANANAFVPTTTSSTTTSLPETIDGTGVLTQATAVSVGQQDPSYIQQNHTAGEPVVQLLPAQTADGAAQTLQSVQLLNAGTFLIQAQTVSPTGQIQWQTFQVQGVQNLQNLQLPAAGGVSSPQITLAPVQTLSLGQTGATGAVGQIPNLQTVTVNSVGQYQQEENTESHSDIQIKEEPESDDWPNSTLNTNDLSHLRVRLVEEDKEGTGLEGKRLRRVACTCPNCKEAGGRGSSMGKKKQHICHIPGCGKVYGKTSHLRAHLRWHSGERPFICSWSYCGKRFTRSDELQRHRRTHTGEKKFVCPECSKRFMRSDHLAKHIKTHQNKKGLNSNTGAGQTEAAAPSDTIITGGGATLILANLQQAGTQDLLSNSDLPLQLVTVSASEVME; from the exons ATGGCTGCCTTGGACGTGGACAGCAGTCAGAGCGACTTTCTGCAGCCGGCCAGCGGCGCCCAGGACCAG CAGACCACAGACCTCACGGCCATCCAGTTGACGGGTTCCTCTGATCGCTGGGAGGTTCTAACGCCTGTGAGCTCCGTGAAAGACGAGCCAGCAGTAGTGCAGGTACCCAGCGGAGGACTTCTGGGCAGTAATGGGCAATATGTGGTGCCACTACAGACTATGGCAGGGCAGACCCAGCCTGTTTTCGTGACTGCAGGGGTAGATGGCACCGGGGCCAATGGGGTGCAATACCAGGTCATCCCTCAGCTGCAGGGAGCGGATGGGGCTTCACTAAGCTATGCAGCATCCACTGCAGATGGAAGCACGCTGGGTACTGACATTGCTATCCTTCCAGATGGGACGCAGGGCATTGCCACAGCCACCAATGCTAATGACCTCCAGGGCCTGCTGAGTCAAAGTGGGCACGTGCAGCAGATTCCCACCGTCTCACTGGCCGGCTCAGGGTTTGGTGCACAAGGCCAGGTTGTCGCTAATGTTCCGGTGGGGCTGCCGGGCAACATCACGTTAGTGCCGATAAATAGCTTGAGTAATGTAGATCTCGAGTCACTGGGGTTGGCTGGTGCTCAGACCATAGCGACAAGCGTTACCGCGGATGGCCAGCTCATCATGACCGGTCCCACCACCTCAACAAGCGATAACCAGGGTGAAAACAAGTGCACAGAGCCACTTAACGCCAACGACGCTAACGCTAATGCCTTTGTGCCAACCACCACCTCTTCCACGACAACGTCGCTCCCTGAAACGATAGACGGGACTGGCGTTCTCACCCAAGCCACTGCTGTGTCAGTCGGACAGCAGGATCCATCTTACATTCAGCAGAACCACACGGCTGGCGAACCGGTGGTGCAGCTCTTACCGGCGCAGACGGCGGATGGAGCAGCGCAGACACTACAAAGCGTGCAGCTGTTGAATGCTGGCACGTTTCTGATCCAAGCCCAAACCGTCTCTCCTACTGGCCAGATCCAGTGGCAGACCTTCCAAGTTCAAGGGGTTCAGAACCTGCAGAATCTGCAGCTTCCGGCTGCTGGTGGGGTCTCATCACCTCAAATTACCCTTGCCCCTGTGCAGACCCTTTCTCTTGGGCAAACTGGTGCCACAGGCGCAGTGGGACAGATCCCAAACCTTCAGACAGTCACAGTCAATTCTGTTGGTCAGTACCAGCAAGAGGAGAACACAGAAAGCCACTCAG ATATTCAAATTAAAGAGGAGCCAGAGTCAGACGATTGGCCAAATTCCACCCTGAACACCAATGATTTGTCACATTTGCGTGTGCGGTTGGTTGAGGAGGATAAGGAGGGGACGGGTCTGGAGGGAAAGAGACTACGTAGAGTAGCCTGCACTTGCCCCAACTGCAAAGAGGCTGGAGGAAG AGGTTCAAGTAtgggaaaaaagaaacaacacaTATGTCATATCCCAGGGTGCGGTAAGGTGTACGGTAAGACGTCTCACCTCCGAGCTCACCTGCGTTGGCATTCAGGAGAGAGACCCTTCATTTGCTCGTGGAGTTACTGTGGCAAGAGATTCACTCGCAGCGATGAACTCCAGCGTCACCGCAGAACACACACGG gaGAGAAGAAGTTTGTGTGTCCAGAGTGCTCGAAACGTTTCATGCGCAGCGACCATTTGGCCAAACACATTAAAACTCACCAGAACAAAAAAGGGCTAAACTCCAACACTGGGGCAGGTCAGACAGAAGCTGCCGCCCCCTCGGACACCATCATCACCGGGGGTGGAGCCACGCTCATCCTCGCCAATCTGCAACAGGCTGGCACCCAGGACCTTCTTTCAAACTCCGACCTCCCGCTCCAGTTGGTCACTGTGTCTGCCAGCGAGGTCATGGAGTGA